A single window of Bradyrhizobium daqingense DNA harbors:
- a CDS encoding glycosyltransferase family 2 protein encodes MASDRAKLAVLIVGYRNPDDILRCLRSLAASDWQEFEIFVCENGGKEAFETLAAALLGQERMLPCIPDEDDVADAPAGRFSSVVKLRFQNRAVIVRLGLATDNFGYGGGINAWLERLLGTRGWEAVLVLNPDTEVHENCLTEFMAKADQGFGMIGGTLVFDDAPDKIINYGLQWSPVTGRVLAVGRNLAAGTSPAPEVLSRIDTISGACVLVTRAFIEDVGLMAEDYFLYMEDVDWGRRRGKHRIGFAERAIVRHVGGTAIGSAIDPRKQSFLSVYLSARNSILFARRWAKRRWLLHFGWGLLHAVRYVVIGAPLAAKVTLVGLMDGAQGKSGKPDASVRLPQPG; translated from the coding sequence ATGGCCTCTGACCGCGCAAAGCTCGCAGTGCTGATCGTCGGGTATCGCAATCCCGACGACATTCTGCGGTGTCTAAGATCGCTCGCAGCTTCCGATTGGCAGGAGTTTGAAATCTTCGTCTGCGAAAATGGAGGGAAAGAAGCCTTCGAAACGTTGGCGGCCGCGCTCCTCGGTCAGGAGCGGATGCTGCCATGTATCCCGGACGAAGATGATGTCGCGGATGCGCCCGCCGGGCGGTTCAGTTCTGTCGTTAAACTCCGATTCCAGAATCGAGCCGTTATTGTCCGACTTGGACTCGCGACAGACAACTTCGGTTATGGCGGAGGGATAAACGCCTGGCTCGAACGCCTGTTGGGTACGCGCGGCTGGGAAGCAGTGCTCGTTCTCAATCCGGATACCGAAGTGCACGAGAACTGCCTGACGGAATTCATGGCCAAGGCAGACCAGGGTTTCGGCATGATTGGTGGTACCCTCGTTTTCGACGATGCGCCCGACAAGATCATCAACTACGGACTTCAATGGTCGCCCGTCACCGGCCGGGTTCTCGCCGTCGGCCGGAACTTGGCAGCCGGCACGTCTCCGGCGCCTGAGGTGCTCTCACGGATCGATACGATCAGCGGCGCCTGCGTGCTGGTTACGCGTGCGTTTATCGAGGACGTCGGATTGATGGCCGAGGACTATTTTCTCTACATGGAGGATGTGGACTGGGGTCGTCGCCGCGGTAAGCACAGAATAGGCTTCGCGGAACGGGCGATCGTACGCCACGTTGGCGGCACCGCCATCGGTTCTGCGATTGATCCGAGAAAGCAATCATTCCTTTCCGTCTATCTGTCGGCGCGTAACAGCATCCTCTTCGCGCGCCGGTGGGCCAAACGCCGGTGGCTTCTTCACTTTGGCTGGGGTTTGCTGCACGCCGTCCGGTACGTCGTTATTGGCGCCCCTTTGGCAGCGAAAGTCACCCTCGTCGGCCTGATGGACGGCGCCCAGGGTAAGTCCGGGAAACCCGACGCTTCCGTGCGATTGCCTCAGCCCGGCTAG